The proteins below come from a single Terriglobia bacterium genomic window:
- a CDS encoding lipase maturation factor family protein: MQTAEEQPEKPLMVFDGDCGFCRAWIEYWKELTGERVAYAPFQEAAAQFPNVPREQFAEAVQIFLPDGQQRSGAHAALTARAIGDKTWLLSAYEHVPGFAAVAEAAYRTIAAHRSAAYTITKLLWGAPVRRVTYALATELFLRALGIIYLIAFVSFGVQASGLIGSNGIDPVAETIVAVKRYYGDAAFRALPSVFFLNSSNWFVAAVWIAGAALGILLTLGVARRAACLGAFILYLSIVTAGQAFMSFQWDALLLEAGFLAIFLGWSNLAPWMFRWLLFRLMFMSGVVKLASGDPSWRTLTAMRYHYWTQPLPTPLAWYLHQLPAWFQSCSTAVVLAVELGAPFLIWFPRRVRLLAAGILILFQVLIMLTGNYAFFNLLAIALCLWLVDDQRLGRNTPTLSLQSQRQGWGNRAIDEFVARARKRWLERTKSVPRVAIGTGVAILILFVSIGEVTGPVLHWRPPGADAALGSLAPFEIVNSYGLFAVMTTTRMEIVIEGSSDGVTWQAYEFKYKPGDAKRRPAWVAPYQPRLDWQMWFAALGNYEQNPWLLRFMLRLLQGSPEATRLLGWNPFAQAPPVYVRALVYEYRFTSWPERSATGAWWKREYRGLYLPGLTREDFARAGMQ; the protein is encoded by the coding sequence TTGCAGACGGCGGAAGAGCAACCTGAAAAGCCGCTGATGGTGTTCGATGGGGACTGCGGATTCTGCCGCGCCTGGATCGAGTACTGGAAGGAACTGACCGGAGAGCGCGTGGCGTATGCGCCGTTTCAGGAGGCGGCGGCGCAATTTCCAAACGTGCCCCGCGAGCAGTTCGCCGAGGCAGTACAGATCTTTCTTCCCGACGGCCAGCAGCGCAGTGGAGCGCACGCGGCGCTCACCGCGAGGGCGATTGGAGACAAGACCTGGCTGCTGTCGGCGTACGAGCATGTGCCGGGATTCGCGGCGGTTGCGGAAGCAGCGTACAGGACGATCGCGGCGCATCGCTCCGCCGCGTACACCATCACAAAACTGCTGTGGGGCGCTCCGGTGCGGCGCGTGACGTATGCGCTGGCGACCGAGCTGTTCCTGCGCGCGCTGGGGATCATCTACCTGATCGCGTTCGTTTCGTTCGGCGTGCAGGCTTCGGGGCTGATCGGAAGCAACGGGATTGATCCGGTCGCGGAAACCATCGTCGCGGTGAAACGGTACTACGGCGACGCCGCCTTTCGCGCGCTTCCCAGCGTGTTCTTCCTCAACTCCAGCAACTGGTTTGTGGCCGCGGTGTGGATCGCGGGCGCGGCGCTGGGAATACTGTTGACGCTGGGAGTCGCGCGGCGTGCGGCGTGCCTGGGCGCATTCATCCTGTATCTGTCCATCGTGACGGCAGGGCAGGCGTTCATGAGCTTTCAATGGGACGCGCTGCTGCTGGAGGCGGGCTTCCTGGCGATTTTTCTCGGCTGGTCGAACCTGGCGCCGTGGATGTTCCGCTGGCTGCTGTTCCGGCTGATGTTCATGTCGGGAGTGGTGAAGCTGGCGAGCGGCGACCCAAGCTGGCGCACGCTGACAGCCATGCGTTACCACTACTGGACGCAGCCGCTGCCGACGCCGCTGGCCTGGTACCTGCACCAATTGCCGGCGTGGTTCCAGAGCTGCAGCACGGCCGTGGTGCTGGCGGTCGAACTGGGAGCGCCGTTCCTGATCTGGTTTCCGCGGCGGGTGCGATTGCTGGCGGCCGGCATCCTGATCCTGTTCCAGGTGCTGATCATGCTGACGGGCAATTATGCGTTCTTCAACCTGCTGGCGATCGCGCTGTGCCTGTGGCTGGTGGATGACCAGCGGCTGGGACGGAACACCCCCACCCTGTCGCTCCAAAGCCAGCGACAAGGGTGGGGCAACCGCGCGATTGATGAGTTTGTGGCGCGGGCGCGCAAGCGATGGTTGGAGCGGACGAAAAGCGTGCCGCGGGTGGCGATTGGGACCGGAGTCGCGATCTTGATTTTGTTCGTCAGCATCGGCGAGGTCACCGGGCCGGTCCTGCACTGGAGGCCGCCGGGAGCGGACGCGGCGCTGGGATCGCTGGCGCCGTTTGAAATCGTGAATTCCTACGGCTTGTTCGCGGTGATGACCACGACGCGCATGGAGATCGTGATCGAAGGATCGAGCGACGGCGTGACCTGGCAGGCGTATGAATTCAAGTACAAGCCGGGAGACGCGAAGCGGCGTCCGGCATGGGTGGCGCCGTACCAGCCGCGTCTGGACTGGCAGATGTGGTTCGCGGCGCTGGGGAACTACGAACAGAATCCGTGGCTGCTGCGCTTCATGCTGCGGCTGCTGCAGGGATCGCCGGAGGCGACCCGGTTGTTGGGCTGGAACCCCTTTGCCCAAGCTCCGCCGGTGTACGTGCGGGCGCTGGTGTACGAGTACAGGTTTACCAGTTGGCCGGAGCGCAGTGCGACGGGAGCGTGGTGGAAACGGGAGTACCGAGGGTTGTATCTGCCAGGTCTGACGCGCGAGGATTTTGCGCGGGCGGGGATGCAATAG
- the aroF gene encoding 3-deoxy-7-phosphoheptulonate synthase, with protein sequence MIVTMQEGASEPQIQNVIEHLVGLGFSVHRSTGERHTVLGAVGARNDFDTRDLEVLDGVHLVHRISAPYKLVARHFRPEGTVVKLPNGLTVGGDKVLVMAGPCSVESREQLFSTAEQISQAGARVLRGGAFKPRSSPYSFQGMGEEGLKLLKQAGEKYHLLVISEVMEISQIPLMLPYVDILQVGARNMQNFNLLRELGKVRKPVMMKRGIAATIEEMLLSAEYIMAGGNYDIILCERGIRTFETYTRNTMDISAIPIVHKLSHLPICGDPSHGTGRRDKVAPMARAAVAAGADAIIVEVHSNPDKALSDGAQSLYPKQFAELMDQLRIIAPAVGRTIA encoded by the coding sequence ATGATTGTGACTATGCAGGAAGGCGCCAGCGAACCGCAGATCCAGAACGTCATTGAGCACCTTGTCGGCCTCGGGTTCTCCGTCCACCGCTCGACCGGCGAACGTCACACCGTGCTCGGCGCGGTGGGCGCGCGCAATGACTTCGACACCCGCGATCTCGAAGTCCTCGACGGCGTGCACCTCGTGCATCGCATCAGCGCGCCGTACAAGCTTGTCGCCAGGCATTTCCGGCCGGAAGGCACGGTGGTCAAGTTGCCCAACGGCCTCACCGTCGGCGGCGACAAGGTCCTGGTGATGGCCGGCCCGTGCTCGGTGGAATCGCGCGAGCAGCTCTTCTCCACCGCCGAGCAGATCTCGCAAGCCGGCGCGCGTGTGCTGCGCGGCGGCGCTTTCAAGCCGCGCTCTTCCCCGTATTCCTTCCAGGGCATGGGCGAAGAGGGCCTCAAGCTGCTCAAGCAAGCGGGCGAAAAATACCATCTGCTGGTCATCAGCGAGGTCATGGAAATTTCCCAGATCCCGCTCATGCTCCCCTACGTTGACATCCTGCAGGTGGGAGCGCGCAACATGCAGAACTTCAACCTGCTGCGCGAACTCGGCAAGGTGCGCAAGCCGGTGATGATGAAGCGGGGCATCGCCGCCACCATCGAGGAGATGCTGCTCTCCGCCGAATACATCATGGCCGGCGGCAACTACGACATCATCCTCTGCGAGCGCGGCATCCGCACCTTCGAGACCTACACCCGCAACACCATGGACATCTCCGCCATTCCCATCGTGCACAAGCTCTCGCACCTGCCCATCTGCGGCGATCCCTCGCACGGCACCGGACGCCGCGACAAAGTCGCTCCCATGGCCCGCGCCGCCGTCGCCGCCGGCGCCGACGCCATCATCGTCGAGGTGCACAGCAATCCCGACAAGGCGCTCTCCGACGGTGCTCAGTCGCTCTACCCGAAGCAATTCGCTGAGCTGATGGACCAGTTGCGCATCATCGCCCCCGCGGTGGGGCGCACCATCGCCTGA